From Chryseobacterium salivictor, a single genomic window includes:
- a CDS encoding regulatory protein RecX encodes MNEKKSYTFLEIKQKLVNYCVYQDRCHQEVEQKMWDYLLIPEAKEEILLYLMKENYLNEERFTRSYIRGKFYMKSWGRNKIRNHLKFKGVPEKLINSCFNEIDEDDYHKTLAKLFLSYHSKIKGLQAYQKNSKTIKYLMGKGFEYEEIMQVMQDEEKG; translated from the coding sequence ATGAATGAAAAAAAATCATACACCTTTCTGGAAATCAAACAAAAGCTGGTCAACTACTGCGTTTATCAGGACCGCTGTCACCAGGAAGTGGAGCAGAAGATGTGGGATTATCTATTGATTCCGGAAGCCAAAGAGGAGATCCTTCTTTATCTGATGAAGGAAAATTACCTCAATGAAGAACGCTTTACCCGCAGTTACATCCGTGGAAAATTCTACATGAAATCCTGGGGACGGAACAAAATCCGCAATCATCTTAAATTCAAAGGAGTACCGGAAAAACTCATCAACAGTTGTTTTAACGAAATTGACGAAGATGATTATCACAAAACCTTAGCTAAATTATTCCTGAGTTACCACTCCAAAATAAAAGGTCTGCAGGCTTACCAGAAAAATTCCAAAACCATTAAGTATTTGATGGGTAAAGGGTTTGAATATGAAGAAATAATGCAGGTGATGCAGGATGAAGAGAAGGGCTGA
- the glyA gene encoding serine hydroxymethyltransferase, whose protein sequence is MDPIFDLIEQERQRQTHGIELIASENFVSENVMKAVGSVLTNKYAEGYPGKRYYGGCEVVDEIETLAIERAKQLFGVDYANVQPHSGSQANAAIYLSVLKPGDQILGLDLSMGGHLTHGSFVNFSGIQYSANFYGVERESGLIDYEAMRQKALEVKPKMLIAGYSAYSRDIDFSKFREVADEVGATLWADIAHPAGLIAKGLLSSPFEHCHVVTTTTHKTLRGPRGGLIMMGKDFENTYGHKTPKGETKMMSQVLNGSVFPGIQGGPLEHVIAGKAVAFAEAIDQKFEVYAKQVVANARALAKAMMTQGFDIVSGGTDNHLMLVDLRNKNVNGKETEKALVKADITCNKNMVPFDDKSAFTTSGIRLGTAAITTRGLKEADMEILAGLINDVVMNINDDHKIAEVRKKVNQMMEGKALFNY, encoded by the coding sequence ATGGATCCAATTTTTGACCTTATTGAACAGGAAAGACAAAGACAGACACACGGCATCGAACTCATCGCTTCTGAAAATTTTGTTTCAGAAAATGTAATGAAAGCAGTAGGAAGTGTTCTGACCAATAAATACGCGGAAGGCTATCCCGGAAAAAGATACTACGGCGGTTGCGAAGTCGTAGATGAAATAGAAACTTTAGCTATCGAAAGAGCAAAACAACTGTTTGGTGTCGATTATGCCAATGTTCAGCCGCATTCGGGGTCGCAAGCCAATGCTGCCATTTATCTCTCTGTTCTCAAACCGGGTGATCAGATTTTAGGACTTGATTTATCGATGGGGGGCCATTTGACGCATGGTTCTTTTGTGAACTTTTCTGGAATTCAGTACAGTGCCAATTTCTATGGTGTAGAGCGCGAAAGCGGGCTGATCGACTACGAGGCCATGCGTCAGAAAGCTTTGGAAGTAAAACCGAAAATGTTGATCGCCGGCTATTCTGCCTATTCCAGAGATATCGATTTCAGTAAATTCCGCGAAGTGGCGGATGAAGTAGGAGCAACGCTTTGGGCAGATATCGCGCATCCAGCGGGATTGATTGCCAAAGGACTGCTGAGCTCGCCATTTGAACATTGTCATGTGGTTACTACCACTACCCATAAAACCCTTCGTGGACCAAGAGGCGGACTGATTATGATGGGCAAAGATTTTGAAAACACCTACGGTCACAAAACGCCAAAAGGAGAAACCAAAATGATGAGTCAGGTCTTAAACGGTTCTGTATTCCCTGGAATCCAGGGCGGACCACTGGAGCATGTGATTGCCGGAAAAGCAGTGGCGTTTGCAGAAGCCATTGATCAGAAATTTGAAGTCTATGCAAAACAGGTGGTGGCCAATGCCCGTGCGTTAGCAAAAGCAATGATGACCCAGGGATTCGATATCGTAAGTGGGGGAACCGATAATCACCTGATGTTGGTCGATCTCCGGAATAAAAATGTCAATGGTAAAGAAACCGAAAAAGCGTTGGTAAAAGCCGATATTACCTGTAACAAAAACATGGTTCCTTTCGATGACAAATCTGCATTTACCACCTCGGGGATCCGCTTAGGAACTGCAGCGATCACGACCAGAGGTTTAAAAGAAGCCGATATGGAAATCCTTGCCGGCCTGATCAACGACGTGGTCATGAACATCAACGACGACCACAAAATAGCTGAAGTCCGTAAAAAAGTCAATCAAATGATGGAGGGGAAGGCTTTGTTTAATTATTAG